The genomic segment CCTGATCCGCGTCGGATTTCGGATGCCAGTCGGCATCGTCGAGCGCTTGGCCGGCAGCGGCCATGGCATAGACGATGAAAGGATCGACCTTGCGCTGCTCCTTGGCCTCCATCCACAGATCGGGATTGAAGGTGCCGTTGGAGCCGTCGCCGAAGGGCAGCGTGCAGGCGATCCGGCAAGCGAGGTCGTCGGTCTGGAACGCGGTGACCGCGGAGGCTCCGCTGTCACCGGCGATGAGGCGGCTCCAGGTATGCTCGACGCTGCCACCCAGCGGCGAAACCATCCCTAGTCCCGTGATCACCACCCGCCGCATTGCCCGATCCCAACCGATCCGCTTAAGTCCCTAAAGGACGCTTTTGCCCTGAAGGACCGTTCCGTCCCGCAGGGCGCTTTGTTCAATACGTGACGGCGCGCGGGGCCTCATCGACCCCGCCCGCACGAGCCCACCGCCTCAGGCGGAGTTCTTTTCCAGGAACTTGATCGCGTCACCGACCGTCTGAATGGTCTCGGCCGCGTCGTCCGGAATCTCGACGTTGAACTCCTCCTCGAACGCCATCACCAGCTCGACGGTGTCGAGGCTGTCGGCGCCGAGATCGTCGATGAAGTTGGAGGCCTCGGTGACCTTCTCAGGCTCGACGCCCAGGTGCTCGACGACGATCTTCTTCACGCGCTCGGCGATATCGCTCATCGTTGTTGGTCCTCGTCTTCTCGATCGTGATGGTGTGTGCTTCTGACGAAAGCGCCGTGGCCGCCTCACCCACTTCGGGGCTTGTTTTGGACGGCCGGTGTTCGATCGCGCGTGGTTTGGAAAAAGCCGCAACCCGCTGAACCGTCAACTCCCCTGCACGGCTGAGCCGGGTGTTAACACAGGGTTTCCGCTCTGGCGAGTGGCGGTTCAGAAAGCGTTCATCGCCGTGGTTTTCCGGTTGGAACACCTCTTTGTGGACATTCTCAGTACATCGCCATGCCGCCATTGACGTGCAGCGTTTGGCCCGTCACGTAACCCGCTTCTTCCGAGGCGAGATAGACTGCGGCGGCCCCGATTTCGGCGCCCGTGCCGAGTCGGCCGGCGGGTACGCGGGTGAGAATCGTCTCGCGCTGC from the Methylorubrum extorquens genome contains:
- the acpP gene encoding acyl carrier protein (Evidence 2a : Function from experimental evidences in other organisms; PubMedId : 10784042, 8359454; Product type c : carrier), which produces MSDIAERVKKIVVEHLGVEPEKVTEASNFIDDLGADSLDTVELVMAFEEEFNVEIPDDAAETIQTVGDAIKFLEKNSA
- a CDS encoding protein of unknown function (Evidence 5 : Unknown function) translates to MFDRAWFGKSRNPLNRQLPCTAEPGVNTGFPLWRVAVQKAFIAVVFRLEHLFVDILSTSPCRH